The Roseovarius sp. EL26 genome has a window encoding:
- the lpdA gene encoding dihydrolipoyl dehydrogenase — MADNSFDMVVIGAGPGGYVAAIRGAQNGLKVAVVEREHMGGICLNWGCIPTKALLRSSEVFHLMHRAKEFGLSAEGIGYDLDAVVKRSRGVSKQLNSGVGHLLKKNKVTTLMGEATVTGVGKVSVKTDKGTEELTGKNIILATGARARELPGLEADGDLVWTYKHALMPPRMPKKLLVIGSGAIGIEFASFYNTLGADTTVVEVMDRVLPVEDAEISAFAKKSFVKQGMKIMEKAMVKQLDRGKGKVTAHIEVGGKVVKHEFDTVISAVGIVGNVEGLGLEALGVKVDRTHVVTDEFCRTGVDGLYAIGDIAGAPWLAHKASHEGVMVADLVAGKHAHPVKPESIAGCTYCHPQVASVGFTEAKAKEAGYDIKVGRFPFIGNGKAIALGEAEGMIKTVFDAKTGELLGAHMVGAEVTELIQGYVVGRQLETTEEDLMNTVFPHPTLSEMMHESVLDAYGMAIHI; from the coding sequence ATGGCAGATAACAGCTTTGATATGGTGGTAATTGGCGCAGGTCCCGGGGGCTATGTTGCCGCTATTCGGGGGGCGCAGAACGGGCTGAAAGTGGCCGTGGTTGAGCGCGAGCATATGGGCGGGATCTGTCTGAACTGGGGCTGTATTCCGACCAAGGCTTTGTTGCGGTCATCCGAAGTTTTCCACCTGATGCACCGGGCCAAGGAATTCGGCCTGTCCGCCGAAGGTATCGGCTATGATCTGGATGCGGTCGTTAAACGGTCACGCGGTGTTTCAAAGCAGCTAAATAGTGGTGTCGGTCACCTGTTGAAGAAAAACAAAGTCACGACCCTTATGGGGGAGGCCACGGTTACTGGCGTCGGCAAGGTCAGCGTAAAAACTGACAAGGGCACCGAAGAGCTGACGGGCAAGAACATTATTCTGGCCACAGGTGCGCGGGCACGGGAATTACCGGGGCTTGAAGCCGATGGTGATCTGGTTTGGACCTACAAACATGCACTGATGCCGCCCCGGATGCCGAAGAAACTTCTGGTCATCGGATCAGGCGCCATCGGGATTGAATTTGCCAGCTTCTACAACACCTTGGGTGCCGATACGACTGTGGTCGAGGTGATGGACCGCGTTCTGCCGGTGGAAGACGCGGAAATCAGCGCTTTCGCCAAGAAGTCCTTTGTCAAACAAGGGATGAAGATCATGGAGAAGGCCATGGTCAAACAGCTGGATCGTGGCAAAGGCAAAGTCACCGCACATATCGAAGTGGGCGGCAAAGTTGTGAAGCACGAATTTGACACGGTCATTTCGGCCGTGGGCATTGTTGGTAATGTTGAAGGCCTTGGCCTTGAAGCGCTTGGCGTCAAAGTTGACCGTACGCACGTGGTTACGGATGAATTCTGCCGTACCGGAGTGGATGGGCTTTATGCGATTGGCGATATCGCGGGTGCGCCGTGGTTGGCCCACAAAGCCAGCCATGAGGGTGTTATGGTCGCGGATCTGGTGGCCGGAAAACATGCACACCCGGTGAAACCCGAAAGCATCGCGGGCTGTACATACTGTCACCCGCAGGTGGCCAGTGTTGGTTTCACGGAAGCCAAGGCAAAAGAAGCAGGCTATGACATTAAGGTCGGTCGCTTCCCCTTCATCGGCAATGGCAAGGCAATTGCTTTGGGCGAGGCCGAGGGCATGATCAAAACTGTGTTTGATGCCAAAACCGGCGAGCTTTTGGGCGCGCATATGGTCGGAGCAGAGGTGACAGAGCTGATCCAAGGCTATGTTGTGGGCCGTCAGTTGGAAACAACCGAGGAAGATCTGATGAACACCGTCTTCCCGCATCCGACACTGTCAGAGATGATGCACGAGTCTGTGTTGGACGCTTACGGCATGGCTATCCATATCTAA
- a CDS encoding AsmA-like C-terminal region-containing protein, which translates to MGTELTKGTKRKKRSIGLRVGIWTVSVLCLCLATILLALIAVMGMRIDAPDWVERQVIERLNRDTAGFSIAIDNIAVVLEEGWVPRLQLRGVALADDDGRSLARLSDVQTTVALSSLLRGQVKSRSISILGAQVLLRRNKNGQIGLTVGGAAPAVQEAPNMAALIEQAHQVLENPHFDALRQVDLRDLNVRFQDARVDKDWSVDGAIMSLKRDGRDLQISGNFALLGARDYVSTLSARYGGTIGEASARFGVSFEDISARDIAGQSPAMSWLEAVDAPISGSVRGEIDADGALSGLNATLQMAEGVVKPNAAAHPIAFSALRSYFRYDPSQEKITFDELFVDSKWGQLSASGKAHLVGMDQGWPNAILGQIEIQQLNANPAGLYPEPINLEGAHADLRLSLDPFVVTVGELSILDQDRRMIVAAEAAAQDKGWVVSVDAHLDKISSDRLLQLWPEDFKWKPRSWIAENVIDGLLTNAQFSMRIEPDEAPDLYLGFEFEEMSTQFVKGLPPIEGGTGRASIVGRRFVISADEGYVTPPQGGRVDIAGTSFIIPDTDVKSGPAQVMLRTNSTITAALALLNEKPFEFLDKAGRPVVLADGRAEVQGHINLLLKKRLLLEDVSFDLLGKLTQITSDKLIPEKVLTAQELRVHAVADRLEISGNGRIGQVPFEAIWGADLGANGTPGSRVEGWVELSARFLDEFRIGLPPGSMSGSARAPITLDLPKDGPGSFKLSSDLVGLGLRLQDLDWTHAAQDKGRLEVSGRLAEPVVVDQIILNAQGLEARGNVSLKPDGGLDRASFTSVKAGNWLDAPVELVGRGQGLPPAVRVLGGVFDVRHASVLKGPQDAGGSASSSRDRGPVTMVLDQLKITDGITLTNFKADLDLANGASGTFTGRVNQGGAISGRIVPQNGGSAFVIRSKDAGAVLASAGLLKNARDGIMELRLVPADEPGEFDGHILAQSMRLTDAPAMAALLNAVSIVGLVEQMGGDGIHFRTVEGRFHLAPDRVTVYSGAATGASMGISVDGYYDTNSGQMDMQGVISPIFALNALGGAYSRKGEGLFGFNFTLTGTAEDPDVYVNPLTALAPGLFRELFRRPAPTKDETTAEAGNEAEAQQDPAPNKAQTERERDR; encoded by the coding sequence TTGGGCACTGAATTGACCAAAGGCACAAAGCGCAAAAAACGCAGTATTGGCTTGCGGGTCGGGATCTGGACGGTCTCGGTTCTTTGCCTGTGCCTGGCGACGATTTTGCTTGCCCTCATTGCAGTGATGGGAATGCGCATTGACGCACCGGATTGGGTTGAGAGGCAGGTCATTGAGCGGCTCAACCGCGATACAGCAGGGTTTTCAATTGCGATAGATAATATTGCCGTCGTGCTGGAGGAGGGTTGGGTGCCCCGCCTGCAATTGCGAGGTGTGGCTTTGGCTGATGACGATGGGCGGTCTTTGGCCCGGTTGTCTGATGTTCAGACAACTGTGGCGCTAAGTTCGTTGTTACGAGGGCAGGTGAAATCACGGTCAATTTCTATTCTCGGGGCGCAGGTACTGTTGCGCCGCAATAAGAATGGTCAGATTGGCCTGACGGTGGGGGGGGCTGCACCCGCTGTGCAAGAAGCGCCAAACATGGCGGCCTTGATTGAGCAAGCGCATCAGGTGTTGGAAAATCCGCATTTCGATGCGTTGCGGCAGGTTGATCTGCGCGATTTGAATGTTCGGTTCCAAGACGCAAGAGTCGATAAGGACTGGTCGGTTGATGGTGCGATAATGTCGCTGAAACGGGATGGGCGCGACCTACAAATCAGTGGGAATTTTGCCCTTTTGGGAGCACGTGATTATGTCTCGACACTGTCTGCACGATATGGCGGCACCATTGGTGAAGCATCTGCACGCTTTGGCGTAAGCTTTGAGGATATATCTGCCCGCGATATCGCGGGCCAATCCCCGGCAATGAGTTGGCTAGAGGCTGTTGATGCGCCGATCTCTGGATCAGTGCGTGGGGAAATCGATGCTGACGGCGCATTGTCGGGCCTGAATGCAACATTGCAGATGGCGGAAGGCGTTGTGAAGCCGAATGCGGCGGCGCATCCGATCGCGTTCTCCGCATTACGCAGCTATTTTCGCTACGATCCATCGCAGGAAAAGATTACCTTTGATGAACTGTTTGTAGATAGCAAATGGGGGCAGCTATCGGCTTCTGGCAAAGCGCATTTGGTGGGTATGGATCAAGGCTGGCCCAATGCGATTTTAGGGCAGATCGAAATTCAGCAATTGAATGCCAACCCTGCGGGTCTTTATCCTGAGCCGATCAATCTTGAGGGGGCACACGCTGATCTGCGGTTAAGCTTGGATCCGTTTGTTGTTACCGTAGGTGAACTTTCAATTCTGGATCAAGACCGCCGGATGATTGTGGCGGCTGAGGCTGCTGCGCAAGATAAAGGTTGGGTGGTGTCTGTCGATGCGCATCTCGACAAAATTAGTTCCGACCGCCTACTTCAGCTTTGGCCTGAAGATTTCAAGTGGAAGCCGCGCAGCTGGATCGCCGAAAACGTGATCGATGGTCTACTGACCAATGCTCAGTTTTCTATGCGGATAGAACCAGATGAGGCACCGGATTTATACCTTGGGTTTGAGTTCGAAGAGATGTCGACGCAGTTCGTCAAGGGGTTACCGCCGATCGAAGGTGGCACCGGGCGCGCTTCGATTGTGGGGCGGCGCTTTGTGATCAGCGCTGATGAAGGGTATGTGACACCCCCGCAAGGCGGACGTGTCGACATTGCTGGGACCAGCTTCATCATTCCTGACACCGACGTCAAAAGCGGCCCGGCTCAAGTGATGTTACGCACCAACAGCACGATTACAGCAGCTTTGGCATTGTTGAACGAAAAGCCGTTTGAGTTTTTGGATAAGGCAGGTCGTCCAGTGGTATTGGCTGATGGTCGGGCTGAGGTGCAGGGGCACATCAACCTGCTGCTCAAAAAACGTTTGCTGCTGGAAGATGTGTCGTTTGATCTGTTGGGGAAACTAACTCAGATCACAAGTGACAAGCTGATCCCTGAAAAGGTCCTGACAGCGCAGGAACTGAGGGTGCATGCCGTGGCTGACCGTTTGGAAATTTCAGGGAATGGCCGTATAGGGCAGGTGCCGTTTGAGGCCATCTGGGGCGCTGATCTGGGTGCCAACGGAACACCGGGAAGCCGGGTTGAAGGCTGGGTAGAACTATCAGCGCGGTTTTTGGATGAATTCCGTATCGGTTTGCCGCCTGGTAGTATGAGCGGCTCAGCCCGTGCGCCGATAACGCTTGATCTGCCAAAGGATGGCCCCGGATCATTCAAGTTGAGTTCTGATTTGGTTGGGCTCGGTCTGCGATTGCAGGATTTGGATTGGACACATGCTGCACAAGACAAGGGCAGGCTTGAGGTCAGTGGGCGATTAGCTGAACCGGTCGTGGTTGATCAGATCATTCTGAACGCACAAGGGCTTGAAGCGAGAGGCAATGTCAGTTTGAAACCGGATGGCGGGTTAGATCGGGCGTCGTTTACCTCTGTAAAAGCGGGAAACTGGCTAGATGCGCCGGTTGAATTGGTTGGGCGCGGGCAAGGCCTACCTCCGGCGGTGCGGGTTTTGGGCGGTGTGTTTGATGTTCGGCATGCCTCGGTTTTGAAGGGACCGCAGGATGCAGGAGGCTCTGCGAGCTCGTCGCGTGACCGTGGGCCTGTCACGATGGTGCTGGACCAGCTCAAGATCACTGATGGTATCACATTGACGAATTTCAAAGCCGATCTCGACCTAGCAAATGGGGCGTCGGGCACGTTTACGGGCCGGGTCAATCAAGGTGGCGCGATCAGTGGCCGGATCGTTCCGCAAAACGGTGGAAGTGCCTTTGTTATCCGCTCAAAGGATGCGGGCGCGGTTCTGGCGTCGGCCGGGCTGTTGAAAAATGCCCGGGATGGCATAATGGAGCTGCGACTGGTGCCTGCGGATGAACCCGGAGAGTTCGACGGTCATATATTGGCACAAAGTATGCGTTTGACGGATGCACCGGCCATGGCGGCCCTGCTCAACGCGGTTAGTATTGTCGGGCTGGTCGAGCAGATGGGTGGCGATGGCATTCACTTTCGCACGGTCGAGGGGCGCTTTCACTTGGCACCCGACCGGGTGACCGTCTATTCGGGCGCGGCAACCGGTGCCTCGATGGGGATATCGGTGGATGGCTATTACGACACGAACAGTGGGCAGATGGATATGCAGGGGGTGATTTCGCCCATATTTGCGTTGAATGCTTTGGGCGGGGCCTATTCACGTAAGGGTGAGGGGCTGTTTGGCTTCAATTTCACCCTGACGGGAACGGCTGAGGATCCTGATGTTTATGTGAACCCGTTGACCGCCCTTGCGCCGGGTTTGTTCCGAGAATTGTTCCGACGCCCTGCGCCAACGAAAGATGAAACAACTGCTGAAGCTGGAAATGAAGCCGAGGCCCAGCAAGATCCAGCCCCCAATAAAGCCCAAACAGAACGTGAGCGCGACCGATGA
- a CDS encoding MFS transporter, which translates to MLKVITGTWPLFLGIMFLQVGNGMQSTLLGIRGNLEGFGTFQMSLVMAGYFVGFLFGSRLAPEMIRRVGHVRVFAALGSLLSAVVVLFPALTDPLFWGIGRIMVGFCFSGIYVTAESWLNEAAENENRGKALSLYIIMQMVGLITAQYLLVLGDPSGFILFIVPSVLISLSFAPILLSVSPTPAFSTAKPLSLKQILKISPLGCIGMFMLGGIFSAQFGMVPVYGTEVGLSIVQISTLVSMFFIAPLILQFPIGWLSDRMDRRVLIFFGALACGFGGILAVFMGHVYGFLLISALMIGGMSNPLYSLLIAYTNDFLEHDDMAAAAGGMVFINGLGAVVGPPITGWAMGVVGPSGLFMYIAFMSFAMAGYAAYRMTQRAAPVADDTDLFTMMTPTSSPMAVEFAQEVVIENAIEEQEAADAIKE; encoded by the coding sequence ATGTTGAAAGTCATTACCGGTACTTGGCCGCTGTTTTTGGGCATTATGTTTTTGCAGGTTGGCAATGGCATGCAAAGCACTCTGCTTGGCATCAGAGGTAATCTTGAAGGGTTTGGAACCTTTCAGATGTCATTGGTTATGGCCGGGTATTTTGTCGGGTTCCTGTTCGGCTCGCGCCTTGCACCTGAAATGATACGCCGTGTGGGTCACGTACGGGTGTTTGCGGCTCTTGGATCGTTGCTTTCGGCGGTCGTGGTCTTGTTTCCAGCACTGACTGACCCGCTGTTTTGGGGGATCGGGCGTATCATGGTCGGGTTTTGCTTTTCCGGCATCTATGTGACGGCGGAAAGCTGGCTGAATGAAGCCGCAGAGAATGAAAATCGTGGCAAGGCGCTATCGCTTTATATTATTATGCAGATGGTTGGGTTGATTACGGCGCAGTATTTGCTGGTACTGGGCGACCCAAGCGGATTTATCTTATTCATTGTGCCTTCGGTTTTGATTTCGCTGTCGTTTGCGCCAATCCTGTTGTCGGTTAGCCCAACGCCTGCGTTTTCAACCGCAAAGCCATTGAGCTTGAAACAAATCCTGAAAATTTCGCCTTTGGGCTGTATCGGTATGTTCATGTTGGGTGGGATCTTCTCGGCGCAATTTGGGATGGTCCCGGTTTACGGGACCGAGGTGGGGTTGAGCATTGTGCAGATCTCAACTCTGGTATCAATGTTCTTTATTGCGCCATTGATCCTGCAGTTTCCTATTGGTTGGTTGTCAGATCGGATGGACCGGCGTGTGTTGATTTTCTTTGGCGCGCTGGCTTGCGGTTTTGGCGGAATTCTTGCGGTGTTCATGGGGCATGTCTATGGCTTCCTGTTGATCTCGGCGCTGATGATCGGCGGAATGTCGAACCCGCTTTATTCCCTGCTGATCGCCTATACCAACGACTTTCTTGAGCATGATGATATGGCCGCTGCTGCAGGGGGTATGGTGTTCATCAACGGCCTGGGGGCGGTTGTTGGCCCACCAATCACGGGCTGGGCCATGGGAGTTGTTGGTCCTAGCGGCTTGTTTATGTATATCGCGTTTATGTCCTTTGCCATGGCAGGCTATGCGGCCTACCGGATGACGCAGCGTGCGGCACCCGTGGCCGATGATACCGATCTCTTTACCATGATGACGCCGACCTCATCACCAATGGCGGTTGAGTTCGCGCAAGAAGTTGTGATCGAGAACGCAATAGAAGAACAGGAAGCGGCTGACGCGATAAAAGAGTAA
- the queA gene encoding tRNA preQ1(34) S-adenosylmethionine ribosyltransferase-isomerase QueA produces the protein MKTSDFDFDLPDELIAVRPARPRRAARLLVAQGAQITDSAVDQLGEWLRPGDRLVLNNTKVIPARLQGVRARESAQGLTEARMEVTLLSPETDGTWRAMIKPLKKICEGEIIEFDAGLEAELIGKADGQGILRFNLTGDGFDAALAGIGSMPLPPYIAAKRAADAQDHEDYQTVFARTPGAVAAPTASLHFDEALLAELAENGVEFTHVTLHVGAGTFLPVKVDDVTTHKMHAEWGHVSEQAANEIRQTKANGGRIIPVGTTALRLIESAARGGEIAPWQGETDIFIYPGFEFHVTDALMTNFHLPRSTLMMLVSALIGSEEIRQIYAHAIAEKYRFFSYGDSSLLIPS, from the coding sequence ATGAAAACCAGTGATTTTGATTTTGATTTGCCGGATGAGCTGATCGCTGTACGCCCGGCGCGTCCGCGTCGGGCGGCGCGGCTGTTGGTGGCTCAAGGAGCGCAGATCACCGATAGCGCGGTAGATCAGCTTGGGGAATGGTTGCGACCGGGCGATAGGTTGGTTTTGAACAACACCAAGGTGATCCCTGCGCGTTTGCAGGGCGTGCGGGCTCGCGAAAGTGCGCAAGGTCTGACCGAGGCGCGTATGGAGGTCACACTGCTCAGCCCCGAGACCGATGGCACCTGGCGGGCGATGATCAAACCGCTGAAGAAGATCTGCGAAGGCGAGATCATAGAATTCGATGCCGGGCTTGAGGCGGAATTGATCGGTAAAGCAGACGGGCAGGGCATCTTGCGGTTCAATCTGACGGGGGATGGCTTTGATGCCGCTCTGGCCGGGATCGGGTCTATGCCTTTGCCACCTTATATTGCTGCCAAACGTGCCGCCGATGCGCAGGACCATGAGGATTACCAAACCGTGTTTGCGCGCACCCCCGGTGCCGTTGCGGCGCCGACCGCATCCCTGCACTTTGACGAAGCCTTGCTGGCAGAGTTGGCCGAAAATGGGGTGGAATTCACCCATGTCACTTTGCACGTTGGTGCGGGAACGTTTCTGCCGGTCAAGGTTGACGATGTGACCACACACAAAATGCACGCGGAATGGGGGCATGTGAGCGAGCAGGCAGCAAATGAAATTCGTCAAACCAAAGCCAACGGCGGCCGGATTATACCGGTGGGAACAACTGCTTTGCGCCTAATTGAAAGCGCTGCGCGTGGTGGTGAAATCGCGCCTTGGCAGGGCGAGACTGATATTTTCATCTATCCGGGATTCGAATTTCATGTCACCGATGCATTGATGACCAATTTCCACCTGCCACGGTCAACGTTGATGATGTTGGTGTCGGCTCTGATCGGCTCTGAGGAAATACGGCAGATCTACGCCCATGCCATAGCAGAAAAGTACCGTTTTTTCTCCTATGGTGACTCTTCGTTATTGATCCCGTCCTGA
- a CDS encoding radical SAM protein, whose translation MKDVVDTTGALSGPSVKFQDPLYTADGQMRATVPLSNPETLWFNTGTLCNITCVNCYIESSPSNDRLVYLTVEDINDYLDQIEDRNWPIREIGFTGGEPFMNPQMMAMTRTCLDRGYDVLILTNAMRPMMRKIVQKGLLEIPAEQRKKLIFRISLDHWSQSAHDEIRGKGAFDRTIEGMVWLRDNGFPMAAAGRTIWNETDAEAREGYRLLYAKHSFDIDADNPGMTVLFPEMDDTVEVPEITTACWGILDKSPRDVMCASSRMVVKRKGADHPTVLACTLLPYDEQFEMGSTLEEAERDVALNHPHCAKFCVLGGASCSS comes from the coding sequence ATGAAAGATGTCGTCGACACCACTGGTGCACTCTCAGGCCCCAGCGTAAAATTTCAGGATCCGCTATACACCGCAGATGGCCAAATGCGTGCGACAGTGCCCCTCAGTAACCCCGAAACGCTGTGGTTCAACACAGGAACGCTGTGCAATATCACTTGTGTGAACTGCTATATTGAAAGCTCGCCCAGCAATGATCGGCTGGTTTATCTCACGGTAGAGGACATCAACGACTACCTCGACCAGATCGAAGACCGGAACTGGCCCATTCGTGAAATCGGCTTTACCGGTGGTGAACCGTTCATGAACCCGCAGATGATGGCCATGACCCGCACCTGCCTTGATCGCGGCTATGACGTTCTGATCTTGACCAACGCCATGCGCCCGATGATGCGCAAGATCGTGCAAAAAGGCTTGCTGGAAATCCCTGCAGAGCAGCGAAAAAAGCTGATCTTCCGCATTTCACTCGATCATTGGTCTCAATCTGCTCACGATGAAATACGCGGCAAAGGTGCCTTTGACCGCACCATCGAAGGTATGGTCTGGCTACGTGACAACGGCTTCCCAATGGCCGCCGCTGGCCGCACAATATGGAACGAAACAGATGCCGAGGCGCGCGAGGGGTACCGTTTGCTCTATGCAAAACACAGTTTCGATATAGATGCCGACAATCCCGGCATGACCGTGCTTTTCCCTGAAATGGATGACACGGTTGAAGTCCCCGAGATTACCACTGCCTGCTGGGGCATCCTGGACAAGTCGCCGCGCGACGTGATGTGTGCCTCTTCGCGCATGGTCGTAAAACGCAAAGGCGCGGATCACCCCACCGTGTTGGCCTGCACGCTCTTGCCTTATGATGAGCAGTTCGAGATGGGAAGCACTTTGGAAGAGGCCGAGCGCGATGTCGCGCTCAACCACCCCCATTGCGCCAAATTCTGCGTGCTGGGCGGTGCCAGTTGCTCGAGCTAA
- a CDS encoding amidohydrolase family protein, producing MKFYGVISALLLASMAHAQEEKQPQTLFTNVHVFDGVNEARIENASVLVEGNLIKSVSTEAIEAPDAAVIDGEGRTLLPGFIDNHVHLALPGPTIPLMETDKTWMDLALHAAAQSEMYLMQGFTTVRDAGGADAGIRRAIDAGIIDGPRVYISAAFIGGRGGHADFASFTAPPNAESNMNRLNIGVDADGVDAVLKAARNNFRMGANQLKVMQSGGVVSSFDPWQMEGRTVQEIEAAVEIAEQYGSYAMAHSYRKDSILRALNAGVRSVEHGFMYDCEIGAVMEEKGAFITTNLTAFDPGLTTIPAIASNPSSLAKALSASAAFTDYLDNMRKCPAKRGHHTDCVGTVGACNIQVAYEKHLAHEFFGAYTSLVAMTSVGGEIAAMTGDFMNPYPDGKLGVIEEGAYADILLIDGNPLEDFSVVGTGDKWFDAEPRPESPETIRVIMKDGVIYKNTLE from the coding sequence ATGAAATTTTATGGAGTAATAAGCGCGCTGTTGCTCGCATCTATGGCGCATGCGCAGGAAGAAAAACAGCCTCAAACACTGTTTACCAATGTGCATGTGTTCGATGGGGTGAATGAGGCACGGATTGAAAACGCTTCCGTACTGGTCGAGGGGAATCTGATTAAGAGCGTATCGACCGAGGCGATTGAAGCACCTGATGCGGCGGTAATTGACGGCGAGGGGCGGACGCTTTTGCCCGGGTTTATCGACAATCACGTGCATTTGGCCCTGCCGGGGCCGACCATTCCGCTGATGGAGACCGATAAAACCTGGATGGATCTAGCACTTCATGCGGCTGCGCAATCCGAGATGTACCTGATGCAGGGCTTTACCACAGTCCGAGATGCCGGTGGCGCCGATGCTGGGATCCGGCGTGCGATTGACGCTGGGATCATTGATGGGCCGCGGGTCTATATTTCAGCAGCCTTTATTGGTGGACGTGGCGGGCATGCTGATTTTGCCTCGTTCACAGCTCCTCCAAATGCAGAATCAAACATGAATCGCCTGAACATCGGCGTGGATGCAGATGGCGTGGATGCGGTTTTGAAAGCCGCACGCAACAATTTCCGTATGGGTGCCAACCAGTTGAAGGTAATGCAATCAGGGGGCGTCGTGTCGTCCTTTGATCCCTGGCAGATGGAGGGACGCACGGTTCAAGAGATTGAAGCCGCCGTTGAGATCGCCGAACAATACGGCAGCTATGCCATGGCGCACTCGTACCGTAAGGATTCCATCCTGCGCGCGCTGAATGCCGGCGTGCGTTCTGTTGAGCATGGGTTCATGTATGATTGTGAAATCGGCGCGGTGATGGAGGAGAAAGGGGCCTTTATCACCACCAACCTGACCGCCTTTGATCCTGGCCTCACAACCATTCCGGCGATTGCCAGCAACCCGTCCAGCCTGGCCAAGGCGCTGTCGGCCTCGGCAGCATTTACTGATTACCTGGATAATATGCGCAAATGCCCCGCGAAAAGAGGGCATCACACGGATTGCGTCGGGACCGTGGGCGCCTGCAATATTCAGGTCGCCTATGAAAAGCACCTCGCGCATGAGTTTTTTGGCGCTTACACCTCTTTGGTGGCAATGACCTCTGTTGGCGGTGAAATCGCGGCTATGACGGGTGATTTCATGAACCCCTATCCTGATGGGAAACTGGGCGTAATCGAAGAGGGCGCATATGCTGACATCTTGCTCATTGATGGCAATCCCTTGGAGGATTTCAGCGTGGTGGGCACCGGAGACAAATGGTTTGATGCTGAACCACGCCCCGAGAGCCCGGAAACCATACGGGTCATTATGAAAGACGGTGTAATTTACAAGAACACGCTTGAATAG
- a CDS encoding DUF924 family protein, with protein sequence MVTPDDVLSFWLDDVGPEGWYAVSDTLDQEIRDRFQGAWHNARQGAYALWLTYPNGALAYIILMDQFPRNMFRGKAEAFATDKNAVAAAAASIHRKWDIRVAEPARQFFYMPFMHSENLCHQDRCVRLMLERMPEHGLSNLLHAQAHREVIRMFGRFPYRNEALQRRTSAPEKAYLADGGYGATLRDLQKANAA encoded by the coding sequence ATGGTCACCCCTGACGATGTATTGAGTTTTTGGTTGGATGATGTGGGTCCAGAGGGGTGGTATGCAGTCTCTGACACCCTTGATCAGGAGATCCGCGATCGCTTTCAAGGGGCATGGCACAATGCCCGGCAGGGGGCTTATGCCCTTTGGCTGACATATCCAAACGGCGCCTTGGCCTATATCATTTTGATGGATCAGTTCCCGCGCAATATGTTCCGCGGTAAAGCTGAAGCTTTTGCAACAGATAAGAATGCTGTTGCAGCCGCCGCCGCTTCGATCCATCGTAAATGGGATATACGCGTCGCAGAGCCCGCCCGACAGTTTTTCTATATGCCGTTTATGCATTCAGAAAACCTGTGTCATCAGGATCGCTGTGTGCGTCTAATGCTTGAGCGAATGCCAGAACATGGATTGTCCAACTTGTTGCATGCGCAAGCGCATCGCGAGGTGATCCGTATGTTTGGTCGATTCCCATATCGCAATGAAGCGTTGCAACGCCGAACGTCCGCGCCTGAGAAAGCCTATCTAGCTGATGGTGGATATGGCGCGACATTGCGCGATCTGCAAAAGGCGAATGCGGCCTGA